A DNA window from Bradyrhizobium sp. CCBAU 53421 contains the following coding sequences:
- the mdeB gene encoding alpha-ketoglutarate dehydrogenase encodes MIHDVEKIRHVRASATDDADPLETADWLTSLATLYGNGGAERARFVLSALDARAKELGVISEAPPFSPYRNSIPLESQPPYPGDIDIETRITAIIRWNALAMVVRANKAYGELGGHIASYASAAEIFELGFNHFFRASDDGSGGDIVYFQPHSSPGVYARAFLEGRLTEQHLKHYRQELTGSGLSSYPHPWLMPDFWQVPTGSMGIGPISAVYQARFMRYLQNRGLAVTEDRHVWGVFGDGEMDEPESLAGLSIAAREGLDNLTFIINCNLQRLDGPVRGNGQVIQELEMLFRGAGWGVIKVLWGSEWDQIFARDTEHALLRRFAATVDGKYQTLGAKDGAYNLAHFFDEDPEVRALVSHMSDREVDALRRGGHDFRKLYAAFAAAKAAKGKPTVILAKTKKGFGMGGAGESRMTSHQAKKLDVDALYAFRDRFLLPLSDEQVERLEFYRPEENSAELEYLRQRREALGGFLPARKRTAPSVRVPALDSYAEFALKSDGKEMSTTMAVVRLFSNLLKDKQVGPRVVPIVADEARTFGMANLFRQVGIYSPVGQLYEPEDAGSMLYYKEAVDGQLLEEGITEAGAISSWTAAATSYSVHGLKLLPFYIYYSMFGFQRVGDLIWAAADQRSRGFLIGATAGRTTLGGEGLQHQDGSSHVIAATVPNCRAYDPAFSYEVAVILDHGMRAMLEEDRDEFYYLTVMNENYSQPSMPQGVEADIVKGLYCIARSAETAGSPSVRLVGSGAILPEVIQAGKLLKSDWGISYEVWSATSFSELARDARDVERQNRLNPLTEPLTSHVAACLPGQVPVIATSDYVRAYPQLIASYIEAPFTVLGTDGFGRSDTRAALRAFFEVDRHQLVVAALSALARSGAIDRQRVADAISRYGVAVGAPSPWSV; translated from the coding sequence ATGATTCACGATGTCGAGAAGATTCGCCACGTCCGGGCCTCCGCGACTGACGACGCAGATCCGTTGGAAACGGCAGACTGGCTGACATCTCTGGCGACGCTTTACGGCAATGGCGGAGCCGAACGAGCTCGCTTTGTCCTGTCGGCGTTGGACGCACGCGCAAAGGAGCTCGGCGTGATCTCGGAGGCGCCTCCCTTTTCGCCATATCGCAATTCCATCCCGCTGGAGTCGCAACCTCCCTATCCGGGTGACATCGACATCGAAACGCGCATTACGGCAATCATACGCTGGAACGCTTTGGCCATGGTGGTGCGCGCCAACAAGGCCTATGGCGAGCTTGGTGGACACATCGCAAGCTACGCCTCGGCGGCGGAGATCTTCGAGCTCGGCTTCAATCACTTCTTTCGCGCCTCTGACGACGGATCAGGCGGAGACATCGTCTACTTCCAACCGCACTCCTCGCCAGGTGTCTATGCGCGCGCGTTTCTGGAAGGTCGCCTGACGGAGCAACATCTCAAGCATTATCGTCAGGAGCTGACTGGCAGTGGACTGTCCTCCTATCCCCACCCATGGCTGATGCCCGATTTCTGGCAGGTGCCGACCGGGTCGATGGGAATCGGACCGATCAGTGCCGTCTACCAGGCCCGCTTCATGAGGTACCTGCAGAACAGGGGTCTGGCGGTGACAGAGGACCGCCACGTCTGGGGCGTATTCGGCGATGGCGAGATGGACGAGCCGGAATCCCTGGCGGGGCTGTCGATTGCCGCGCGCGAGGGGCTGGACAACCTGACCTTCATCATCAACTGCAACCTTCAACGCCTGGATGGGCCGGTTCGCGGTAACGGTCAGGTCATCCAGGAGCTGGAGATGCTGTTCCGCGGTGCGGGCTGGGGTGTGATAAAGGTCCTGTGGGGATCGGAATGGGATCAGATCTTCGCCCGCGATACTGAACACGCGCTGCTTCGCCGCTTTGCCGCGACAGTCGATGGCAAGTATCAGACGCTTGGCGCAAAGGACGGCGCCTACAATCTGGCGCACTTCTTCGATGAAGATCCCGAGGTGCGGGCATTGGTCTCTCACATGTCGGACCGGGAGGTCGACGCTCTTCGGCGTGGCGGTCACGACTTCCGCAAGCTATATGCGGCCTTTGCCGCAGCCAAGGCCGCCAAAGGTAAGCCCACGGTCATTCTCGCGAAGACCAAAAAGGGCTTCGGCATGGGTGGTGCCGGCGAGTCACGGATGACTTCCCACCAGGCCAAGAAACTGGATGTCGATGCGCTCTATGCCTTCCGGGATCGGTTCTTGCTTCCATTGAGTGATGAACAGGTCGAACGCCTCGAGTTCTATCGGCCTGAGGAAAACAGCGCCGAACTAGAGTATCTGCGGCAACGTCGTGAAGCACTCGGCGGATTTCTTCCGGCCAGGAAGCGAACTGCACCATCGGTTCGCGTACCCGCACTTGATAGCTACGCCGAGTTTGCCTTGAAAAGCGACGGCAAGGAGATGTCGACCACGATGGCCGTCGTGCGGCTATTTTCCAATCTGCTCAAGGATAAGCAGGTTGGCCCCCGGGTCGTTCCGATTGTCGCTGACGAAGCACGAACGTTCGGAATGGCGAACCTGTTCAGGCAGGTTGGGATCTATTCGCCGGTCGGGCAGCTGTACGAGCCGGAAGATGCCGGCTCGATGCTCTACTACAAGGAGGCAGTCGACGGCCAGCTTCTCGAAGAAGGGATCACGGAAGCGGGAGCAATTTCGTCCTGGACCGCCGCGGCTACCTCGTACAGCGTGCACGGTCTGAAGCTGCTGCCGTTCTATATCTACTATTCGATGTTCGGATTTCAGCGCGTCGGCGATCTCATCTGGGCGGCGGCCGATCAGCGCTCGCGGGGCTTTCTGATCGGCGCCACTGCGGGACGCACCACACTCGGCGGCGAAGGACTCCAGCATCAGGACGGCTCCAGCCACGTCATTGCGGCAACAGTTCCCAACTGCAGAGCTTACGATCCGGCGTTCTCCTATGAAGTCGCAGTGATCCTCGACCACGGAATGCGCGCCATGCTTGAGGAGGACCGCGATGAATTCTATTACCTAACCGTCATGAATGAGAATTATTCGCAGCCATCGATGCCGCAGGGCGTTGAAGCGGACATCGTCAAGGGCCTGTACTGCATTGCGCGCAGCGCCGAGACGGCAGGATCGCCAAGCGTTCGATTGGTGGGCTCGGGCGCGATTCTGCCGGAGGTGATCCAGGCCGGCAAGTTGCTGAAGAGCGATTGGGGCATTAGCTACGAGGTCTGGTCGGCGACGAGTTTCTCCGAGCTCGCGCGTGATGCTCGCGACGTCGAGAGGCAAAATCGTCTCAATCCGCTGACAGAACCACTCACCAGTCACGTGGCGGCATGCCTGCCTGGGCAGGTGCCGGTCATCGCGACCTCCGACTACGTGCGCGCATATCCTCAGCTCATTGCGTCGTATATCGAAGCTCCCTTCACAGTCTTGGGTACCGACGGGTTTGGCCGTAGTGACACGCGGGCCGCACTCAGAGCGTTTTTCGAAGTCGACCGTCATCAACTGGTTGTTGCAGCTCTTTCTGCCCTGGCGCGTTCCGGTGCGATCGACAGGCAGCGGGTCGCTGATGCGATTTCGCGTTACGGCGTAGCGGTCGGCGCTCCCTCGC
- the glnT gene encoding type III glutamate--ammonia ligase, whose protein sequence is MNKMTSSASESSRVADLSEVAKERGIKYFLVSYVDLFGSLRAKLVPASAISDMLVAGAGFAGFATWLDMSPADADMFAIPDPHSLVQLPWNREVGWLASDLYMGGEPVAQGPRNILKSVIRAAAKQDFQVKTGVECEYFLITPSGDTISDLADNASKPCYDQSALMRQFPVIREICDAMLTLGWGAYQNDHEDANGQFEMNWHYDDALVTADRHVFFKYMVRTLAEKHGLRATFMPKPFIDLTGSGCHMHVSLWKGDDNVFADRGDELGLSSLGYAFIGGVIHNADALCAITNPTVNSYKRINAPRTVSGATWAPNTITYSGNNRTHMIRVPGAGRFEFRLADGAANPYLLPACVMAAGLDGIENKRTPGKRLDINMYTEGASVKDAKRLPLNLLDALRALEESQVLRDRLGDPFVNAFLKLKHEEWGSFTRHLTKWERDHTLDI, encoded by the coding sequence ATGAACAAGATGACATCGTCAGCTTCTGAATCATCGCGAGTGGCCGATCTGTCGGAAGTCGCCAAGGAGAGGGGAATAAAGTATTTCCTCGTGTCTTATGTCGATCTGTTCGGGAGCCTGCGCGCCAAGCTGGTTCCTGCATCCGCGATTTCCGACATGCTGGTCGCCGGCGCCGGTTTTGCCGGGTTTGCAACCTGGCTCGACATGTCGCCCGCCGACGCCGACATGTTCGCGATTCCGGACCCCCACAGCTTGGTTCAGCTCCCTTGGAATCGAGAGGTTGGATGGCTGGCGTCGGACCTCTATATGGGCGGCGAGCCGGTGGCTCAGGGCCCCCGCAACATTCTGAAATCCGTGATTCGCGCAGCGGCGAAGCAGGATTTCCAGGTCAAGACCGGGGTCGAATGCGAATATTTTCTGATTACGCCGTCCGGGGACACCATCAGCGATCTTGCGGATAACGCGTCAAAGCCTTGCTACGATCAGTCGGCGTTGATGCGGCAGTTCCCCGTGATCCGCGAAATATGCGACGCGATGCTGACCCTGGGGTGGGGCGCATACCAGAACGACCACGAGGACGCCAACGGTCAGTTCGAAATGAACTGGCATTATGACGACGCTCTGGTAACGGCCGACCGCCATGTGTTCTTCAAGTACATGGTTCGCACGCTCGCTGAAAAGCACGGCCTGCGCGCGACCTTCATGCCGAAGCCCTTTATCGATCTCACGGGATCCGGCTGTCACATGCATGTCTCTCTGTGGAAGGGAGACGACAATGTGTTCGCTGATCGCGGCGACGAGCTTGGCCTGTCGAGTTTGGGCTACGCATTCATCGGTGGGGTCATCCACAATGCCGACGCCTTGTGCGCCATTACCAATCCGACGGTCAATTCGTACAAGAGGATCAATGCCCCTCGGACCGTCTCCGGCGCGACCTGGGCGCCGAACACCATCACGTATTCAGGAAACAACCGTACTCACATGATCCGCGTGCCCGGTGCCGGGCGGTTCGAGTTTCGTCTCGCAGACGGTGCGGCAAATCCATATCTTCTTCCCGCCTGCGTGATGGCGGCCGGACTGGACGGCATCGAAAACAAGCGCACTCCCGGCAAGCGTCTCGACATCAACATGTATACCGAGGGCGCGAGCGTAAAGGACGCGAAGCGCCTTCCGCTCAATCTTCTCGACGCGTTGCGCGCGCTCGAGGAATCGCAAGTCCTGCGCGATCGGCTCGGCGATCCCTTCGTGAACGCGTTCTTGAAGCTGAAGCACGAGGAATGGGGCAGCTTCACGCGCCACCTCACCAAGTGGGAGCGCGATCACACATTGGATATCTGA
- a CDS encoding glutamine amidotransferase family protein — protein sequence MCGIVGLFIKDKKLEPDLGALLSEMLGTMCVRGPDSAGFAVYSNGSPQAGIKITFSHLDPQSAQSAIKDIEAHLEYDLRPVRRFNHTTITVRKSDEGFARSTLRNSAGLSVVSVGRRMEVFKDVGCPSDVANSFGLPRMSGSHGIGHTRMATESAVTTRGAHPFSTGVDECLVHNGSLSNHAGLRRKLEHEGLKFETDNDSEVAAGYLTWRMSKGETLGEALKAGLSNLDGFYTFVVGTESGFGVIRDPIACKPAILAETDQYVAFGSEYRALAALPGVANAKLWEPEPATVYFWEHAA from the coding sequence ATGTGCGGCATCGTCGGCTTGTTCATAAAGGATAAGAAGCTCGAGCCAGATCTCGGTGCGTTACTGTCCGAAATGCTCGGGACCATGTGCGTTCGCGGCCCCGACAGCGCCGGATTTGCCGTCTACTCCAACGGCAGCCCGCAGGCCGGTATCAAGATCACCTTTAGCCACCTCGATCCGCAGAGCGCTCAATCCGCCATCAAGGACATCGAGGCGCATCTTGAATACGATCTGCGGCCGGTCCGCCGCTTCAATCACACAACCATCACCGTACGGAAATCAGACGAGGGCTTCGCGCGCTCCACGCTGCGGAACTCGGCCGGCCTGAGTGTCGTCAGCGTCGGCCGCAGAATGGAAGTGTTCAAGGATGTCGGCTGTCCTTCGGACGTTGCGAACTCATTCGGCCTTCCTCGCATGAGCGGCTCCCACGGTATCGGTCACACCCGCATGGCGACCGAGTCCGCGGTCACCACGCGAGGGGCCCACCCGTTCTCGACCGGGGTCGACGAATGTCTTGTGCACAACGGCTCGCTCTCGAACCACGCGGGCCTTCGTCGCAAGCTCGAGCATGAGGGGCTGAAATTTGAGACGGATAATGATTCCGAGGTCGCCGCAGGCTACCTAACCTGGCGGATGAGCAAGGGAGAAACCTTAGGGGAAGCATTGAAGGCGGGCCTGTCAAATCTCGACGGCTTCTACACATTCGTTGTCGGAACCGAATCCGGCTTCGGTGTCATCCGCGATCCAATTGCTTGCAAGCCGGCGATCCTAGCCGAAACCGATCAGTACGTGGCGTTCGGATCGGAGTATCGCGCCTTGGCGGCGTTGCCGGGCGTTGCAAACGCGAAACTATGGGAGCCGGAGCCCGCAACAGTTTACTTCTGGGAGCATGCGGCGTGA
- the ilvD gene encoding dihydroxy-acid dehydratase → MPAYRSRTTTHGRNMAGARGLWRATGMKNEDFGKPIIAVVNSFTQFVPGHVHLQNLGQLVAREIEKAGGVAKEFNTIAVDDGIAMGHDGMLYSLPSRELIADSVEYMVNAHCADAMVCISNCDKITPGMLMATLRLNIPTVFVSGGPMESGKILLKGKKRAVDLIDAMVAAADSNVSDEEVEVIERSACPTCGSCSGMFTANSMNCLTEALGLALPGNGSVLATHADRKSLFVEAGHLIVDLARRYYEQDDAKVLPRNIANFKSFENAMTLDIAMGGSTNTVLHLLAAAREGEVPFTMADIDRLSRKVPVLCKVAPSVQDVHMEDVHHAGGIMAILGELDRAKLLTTDGPTVHAATLDDALNRWDVVRTSSDKVRNFYRAAPGGVPTQEAFSQDRRFDEVDLDRETGVIRDAAHAYSRDGGLAVLFGNLAEDGCIVKTAGVDQSILTFSGPARIFESQDASVDAILANKVKAGDVVLIRYEGPRGGPGMQEMLYPTSYLKSKGLGKACALITDGRFSGGSSGLSIGHVSPEAAEGGLIGLVEEGDIIEFDIPNRKVNLKVDDAELKRRRAAMEAKDNAAWKPAAPRKRAVSTALKAYAALTSSAARGAVRVVKD, encoded by the coding sequence ATGCCCGCCTATCGCTCCCGCACTACCACCCACGGCCGCAACATGGCGGGTGCTCGCGGCCTCTGGCGCGCCACCGGCATGAAGAACGAGGATTTCGGCAAGCCGATCATTGCGGTGGTCAATTCCTTCACCCAGTTCGTGCCCGGCCACGTCCATTTGCAGAATCTCGGCCAGCTCGTCGCGCGCGAGATCGAGAAGGCCGGCGGCGTCGCCAAGGAGTTCAACACCATCGCGGTCGATGACGGCATCGCGATGGGCCATGACGGCATGCTCTACAGCCTGCCCTCGCGCGAGCTGATCGCCGACAGCGTCGAATACATGGTCAACGCACATTGCGCCGACGCGATGGTCTGCATCTCGAACTGCGACAAGATCACGCCCGGCATGCTGATGGCGACCTTGCGGCTCAACATCCCGACCGTGTTCGTCTCGGGCGGCCCAATGGAGTCCGGCAAGATCCTGCTCAAGGGCAAGAAGCGCGCAGTCGACCTGATCGACGCGATGGTCGCGGCCGCCGACTCCAACGTCTCGGACGAGGAGGTCGAGGTGATCGAGCGCTCGGCCTGCCCGACCTGCGGCTCCTGCTCCGGCATGTTCACTGCGAACTCGATGAACTGCCTGACCGAGGCGCTCGGCCTCGCGCTGCCCGGCAACGGCTCGGTGCTGGCAACCCATGCCGACCGCAAGAGCCTGTTCGTCGAGGCCGGCCATCTGATCGTCGATCTCGCCCGCCGCTATTACGAGCAGGACGACGCCAAGGTGCTGCCGCGCAACATCGCGAACTTCAAGTCGTTCGAGAACGCGATGACGCTCGACATCGCGATGGGCGGCTCGACCAACACCGTGTTGCATCTGCTCGCCGCCGCCCGCGAGGGCGAGGTGCCGTTCACGATGGCCGACATCGACCGGCTGTCACGAAAAGTGCCGGTGCTCTGCAAGGTCGCGCCCTCGGTGCAGGACGTCCACATGGAAGACGTGCATCACGCCGGCGGCATCATGGCGATCCTCGGCGAACTCGATCGCGCCAAACTGCTGACCACCGACGGCCCGACCGTGCATGCCGCAACGCTGGACGACGCGCTGAACCGCTGGGACGTGGTGCGGACCTCAAGCGACAAGGTGCGCAATTTCTACCGGGCCGCGCCCGGCGGCGTGCCGACCCAGGAAGCGTTCAGCCAGGACCGCCGCTTCGACGAGGTCGATCTCGACCGCGAAACGGGCGTCATCCGCGACGCCGCGCACGCCTATTCCAGGGACGGCGGCCTCGCCGTGCTGTTCGGCAACCTTGCCGAAGACGGTTGCATCGTGAAGACCGCCGGCGTCGACCAGAGCATTTTGACGTTCTCAGGCCCCGCCCGCATCTTCGAGAGCCAGGACGCGTCGGTCGACGCCATCCTGGCCAACAAGGTCAAGGCCGGCGATGTCGTGCTGATCCGCTATGAAGGTCCGCGCGGCGGCCCGGGCATGCAGGAGATGCTCTATCCGACCAGCTATCTGAAGTCGAAGGGCCTCGGAAAGGCCTGTGCGCTGATCACCGACGGCCGCTTCTCGGGTGGCTCGTCCGGCCTTTCGATCGGCCACGTCTCGCCGGAAGCCGCAGAAGGCGGCCTGATCGGCCTCGTCGAGGAAGGCGATATCATCGAGTTCGACATTCCGAACCGCAAGGTCAACCTAAAGGTCGACGATGCTGAGCTGAAGCGCCGCCGCGCGGCGATGGAGGCCAAGGACAATGCGGCGTGGAAGCCGGCAGCGCCGCGCAAGCGCGCGGTCTCGACCGCGCTGAAGGCCTATGCGGCTCTGACCTCCAGCGCTGCGCGCGGTGCTGTCCGGGTGGTCAAGGATTAG
- a CDS encoding FMN-binding glutamate synthase family protein, with protein sequence MTMHTKPVPQTLPRFSSTFSPHVLAEIRRAAATGIYDIRGGGTKRALPHFDDLLFLGASISRYPLEGYREKCGTDVTLGSRFAKKPITLKTPVTIAGMSFGALSGPAKEALGRGASAIGTSTTTGDGGMTAEEREHSSLLVYQYLPSRYGMNPDDLRKADAIEVVIGQGAKPGGGGMLLGQKISDRVAAMRTLPKGIDQRSACRHPDWTGPDDLEIKIEELREITDWEKPIYVKVGASRPYYDTSLAVKAGADVVVLDGMQGGTAATQDVFIENVGLPILGAIRPAVQALQDLGFHRKVQLIVSGGIRTGADVAKALALGADAVAIGTAALVALGDNDPSLESEYQALGSTAGAYDDWHEGKDPAGITTQDPVLTARLDPVKAGRRLANYLSVLTLEAQTIARACGKSHLHNLEPEDLVALTVEAAAMARVPLAGTNWIPGL encoded by the coding sequence ATGACCATGCATACCAAGCCGGTTCCGCAAACGCTCCCCAGATTCTCGAGCACTTTCTCGCCTCACGTGCTCGCCGAGATCAGGCGAGCGGCCGCGACCGGCATCTACGACATTCGGGGCGGAGGCACCAAGCGAGCGCTGCCGCATTTTGACGATCTGCTTTTTCTCGGCGCATCGATTTCGCGCTATCCCCTCGAAGGCTACCGCGAGAAGTGCGGGACCGACGTGACGTTGGGTTCGCGCTTCGCCAAGAAGCCGATCACCCTGAAGACGCCGGTGACGATTGCCGGGATGAGCTTCGGCGCCCTGTCGGGGCCCGCCAAGGAGGCGTTGGGTCGAGGCGCATCCGCGATCGGAACGTCCACCACGACCGGTGACGGAGGAATGACGGCCGAGGAGCGCGAACATTCGTCGCTGCTTGTGTATCAGTATCTTCCTTCTCGTTACGGGATGAATCCCGACGATCTTCGCAAGGCGGACGCGATCGAAGTTGTCATCGGGCAGGGTGCCAAGCCAGGCGGCGGAGGCATGCTGCTTGGACAAAAGATTTCCGATCGCGTCGCTGCGATGAGAACCCTTCCGAAGGGCATCGATCAGCGCTCGGCGTGCCGTCACCCGGATTGGACCGGGCCCGACGATCTGGAGATCAAGATCGAAGAACTGCGCGAGATCACCGACTGGGAAAAGCCGATCTATGTGAAAGTCGGGGCATCCCGTCCCTATTATGACACGTCGCTTGCCGTGAAAGCCGGTGCGGACGTGGTGGTCCTCGATGGCATGCAGGGCGGCACGGCCGCCACCCAGGACGTATTCATCGAGAATGTCGGGCTTCCGATCCTGGGCGCCATTCGGCCGGCCGTGCAGGCGTTGCAGGATCTCGGCTTCCATCGCAAGGTTCAACTCATCGTTTCGGGTGGCATCCGCACCGGAGCGGATGTTGCCAAGGCTCTTGCACTTGGCGCCGATGCCGTCGCAATCGGCACCGCGGCACTGGTCGCTTTGGGCGACAACGATCCATCGCTCGAGAGCGAATATCAGGCGCTCGGCAGCACCGCCGGCGCATATGACGATTGGCATGAAGGCAAGGATCCCGCCGGGATCACGACTCAAGATCCTGTGTTGACTGCCCGCCTCGACCCCGTGAAGGCGGGACGCCGACTGGCGAACTATCTCTCCGTGCTGACGCTCGAGGCGCAGACGATCGCGCGGGCCTGTGGCAAGAGCCATTTGCACAACCTCGAGCCGGAGGATCTCGTCGCGCTGACCGTTGAGGCCGCTGCGATGGCGCGCGTGCCCCTTGCAGGGACGAACTGGATACCCGGCCTGTAA
- a CDS encoding IS630 family transposase (programmed frameshift), producing MGKPYSLDLRKRVVAAIEGGMSRNQAAKQFGVAISTAIGWMKRVDETGSVEPGQIGGYKPKAISGEHAVWLSQRIKDGDFTIRGLVAELAGRGLKVDYHSVWDFVHAEKLSFKKSVAAGERDRPEVARRRAQWAKYQDRVEAERLVFIDETWTRTDMAPLRGWAPRGRRLHAKVPHGRWKTMTFLAALRHDRIDAPWFIEGPIDGVSFRTYVEKVLLPVLRPGDIVILDNLGSHRSKAVRQLIRSVGAKLFFLPKYSPDLNPIEQVFAKLKQLVRKAAARTVDAVCAAIGHALEAFTSVECANYLKNSGYRT from the exons ATGGGCAAGCCGTATTCTCTGGATCTTCGCAAGCGTGTGGTAGCCGCGATTGAGGGCGGAATGTCCCGCAATCAGGCCGCCAAGCAGTTTGGGGTGGCGATCAGCACGGCCATCGGTTGGATGAAGCGGGTCGATGAGACCGGCAGCGTTGAGCCTGGCCAGATCGGCGGCTACAAGCCGAAGGCAATTTCGGGCGAGCATGCGGTCTGGCTGTCACAACGGATCAAGGACGGCGATTTCACCATACGTGGTCTCGTCGCCGAGCTTGCCGGACGTGGTCTGAAGGTCGACTACCACTCGGTGTGGGACTTCGTGCATGCCGAGAAGCTCAGCTTC AAAAAAAGCGTGGCGGCTGGGGAACGCGATCGACCCGAGGTCGCGCGGCGGCGAGCCCAGTGGGCAAAGTATCAAGATCGCGTCGAAGCTGAGCGGCTGGTCTTCATCGACGAGACCTGGACCCGGACCGATATGGCGCCCTTGCGGGGATGGGCGCCGCGCGGGCGCAGACTTCACGCCAAGGTCCCCCACGGCCGCTGGAAGACCATGACCTTCCTGGCGGCCCTGCGCCATGACCGGATCGATGCGCCATGGTTCATCGAGGGGCCAATCGACGGCGTGAGCTTTCGCACCTATGTCGAGAAGGTTCTTCTGCCTGTCCTTCGACCCGGCGATATCGTCATCTTGGACAACCTCGGCAGCCACAGGAGCAAGGCGGTTCGCCAACTCATCCGTTCGGTCGGCGCCAAACTCTTCTTCCTGCCAAAATACTCGCCCGATCTGAATCCGATCGAACAGGTCTTTGCCAAGCTCAAGCAACTCGTCCGCAAAGCTGCCGCGCGAACCGTCGACGCGGTCTGCGCCGCAATCGGTCACGCACTCGAGGCCTTCACATCCGTGGAATGCGCCAACTACCTGAAAAACTCAGGCTATCGAACCTAA
- a CDS encoding protein glxC, whose amino-acid sequence MVSDNVFDLGRIKLRDLNSALHGASEADVTRRWVVKNPNGAHAVAAGIRVPLTVQIDGHVGYYCAGMNQRATVIVNGNAGVGVAENMMSGAVHVHGDASQAAGATGRGGQLIIDGNAAARCGISMKGIDILVKGSIGHMSAFMGQAGDLIVLGNAGEYLGDSLYEARLFVRGSVASLGSDCIEKPMKDEHKSALHEKLKQLGVAGEVDVSSFKRYGSARRLYNFHVDNAGAY is encoded by the coding sequence ATGGTCAGCGACAACGTTTTCGATTTGGGGCGCATCAAGCTCCGCGATCTCAATTCGGCTTTGCATGGAGCGTCTGAAGCAGATGTTACCAGGCGCTGGGTCGTCAAGAATCCGAATGGAGCGCACGCGGTGGCGGCCGGCATCCGCGTTCCTCTAACGGTCCAGATCGACGGCCATGTCGGATATTATTGTGCCGGCATGAATCAGCGAGCGACCGTGATCGTCAACGGCAACGCTGGCGTCGGTGTGGCCGAGAACATGATGTCCGGAGCGGTCCATGTCCATGGCGATGCAAGCCAAGCCGCTGGTGCCACGGGTCGTGGCGGTCAGCTCATCATTGATGGCAATGCCGCGGCCCGATGCGGCATTTCCATGAAGGGCATCGATATCCTCGTCAAGGGCAGCATCGGCCACATGAGCGCCTTCATGGGGCAGGCGGGAGACCTGATCGTCCTCGGTAATGCGGGAGAATATCTCGGGGATTCTCTGTATGAGGCGCGCCTGTTCGTCCGCGGCTCGGTCGCCAGCCTAGGATCAGATTGCATCGAGAAGCCGATGAAGGACGAGCACAAATCGGCGCTGCACGAGAAGCTGAAGCAATTAGGTGTTGCCGGCGAGGTCGATGTTTCGAGCTTCAAGCGCTACGGCTCGGCGCGTCGGCTGTACAACTTCCATGTCGACAATGCCGGCGCGTATTGA
- a CDS encoding Lrp/AsnC family transcriptional regulator has translation MQDFDAIDLKILKHLQRDASLSNVELAARVGLSPSPCLTRVKQLEATGVISRRVALLDPVHLGSALSVFIHVALEKQTEPRLQAFEKSMANLPEVMECYLMSGDSDYLLRVVVRDVVALQQFIVDKLAKTSGVANIRSSFALKQVKYNTELPIETLVNLKLGKSRPRNPR, from the coding sequence ATGCAAGATTTCGATGCAATCGACCTTAAGATACTCAAGCATTTGCAGCGTGATGCGAGCCTGTCGAATGTTGAGCTCGCGGCGCGCGTCGGCCTTTCGCCGTCTCCCTGCCTGACGCGTGTCAAGCAACTCGAGGCGACGGGCGTCATCTCACGTCGTGTTGCGCTGCTGGATCCAGTCCATCTCGGCTCCGCCCTCAGCGTTTTCATCCATGTGGCCCTCGAGAAGCAAACAGAGCCAAGGCTTCAGGCCTTTGAGAAATCCATGGCGAACCTTCCGGAGGTGATGGAATGCTATTTGATGTCCGGTGACTCGGATTATTTGCTGCGCGTCGTGGTGCGGGACGTGGTTGCCTTGCAGCAATTCATCGTCGACAAGCTAGCCAAGACCTCAGGCGTTGCGAATATCAGATCCAGCTTCGCGCTTAAGCAGGTCAAATATAACACCGAACTCCCGATCGAGACCCTAGTGAATCTAAAGCTTGGCAAATCAAGGCCGCGAAACCCGCGATGA